A region from the Manihot esculenta cultivar AM560-2 chromosome 13, M.esculenta_v8, whole genome shotgun sequence genome encodes:
- the LOC122721452 gene encoding uncharacterized protein LOC122721452, producing the protein MENQEDEASTTQQPSSTYYLFLTIMSKRRTWVCLFVLVYAILLSTSWNFLKSVLSWYKEQSQVTTAASYGWPALYASVLLGAVFGFLSMVAALAVAVPATLVIWITVLVLLTFFGKPRRALVIEGRKITREIVGCVLKILLKEGNVVAAVCAVLGYFALVRRNYEGN; encoded by the coding sequence ATGgaaaatcaagaagatgaagcTTCAACAACACAACAGCCATCCTCAACATATTATCTATTCTTAACAATTATGAGCAAAAGGAGAACATGGGTATGTCTTTTTGTGTTAGTATATGCAATCCTCTTATCAACCTCATGGAATTTTCTAAAATCTGTACTTTCTTGGTACAAAGAGCAAAGCCAAGTCACTACTGCAGCTTCTTATGGGTGGCCTGCGTTGTATGCGTCTGTTCTTTTAGGGGCTGTTTTTGGATTCCTTTCAATGGTTGCAGCTCTTGCAGTGGCTGTGCCAGCCACCTTGGTAATATGGATCACAGTTCTGGTCTTGTTGACTTTCTTTGGAAAGCCAAGGAGGGCATTGGTGATTGAGGGAAGAAAGATCACTAGAGAAATTGTTGGGTGTGTGTTAAAGATTTTGTTAAAGGAAGGGAATGTTGTGGCTGCTGTTTGTGCTGTTCTAGGCTACTTTGCTCTGGTTAGAAGGAATTATGAAGGCAATTGA
- the LOC122721525 gene encoding uncharacterized mitochondrial protein AtMg00860-like codes for MGPLDRKRDLKASPSERIALKKDLRKMSHAPRVGKMQNLVRAHQVIEPDILKTVFRTHFGHYEPIVMPFGGTWEEQLQHINTVLQLLSNNQFHVKRKKSSFRHTMIEYPGHMILVQGGAMDPAKVSSVLNWSQAKSVGAVCAFLGLTEYYRRFIKGYSMIMQLLTQLLKKESQFKFVRDGEAQAAFVQLKQALVSSPVLAALDFSKPFVLECDASGLDVGAILMQE; via the exons ATGGGTCCATTAGATCGGAAGCGCGACTTGAAGGCGAGTCCGTCGGAAAGGATCGCTCTCAAAAAAGACCTCCGGAAAATGTCACACGCACCGCGTGTGGGAAAGATGCAGAATCTTGTGAGggcgc ATCAGGTGATAGAACCAGACATTTTGAAGACGGTGTTCCGCACCCACTTTGGTCACTATGAGCCTATAGTGATGCCTTTTGG TGGTACATGGGAGGAACAATTGCAGCATATCAATACAGTTTTACAACTGTTGTCCAATAATCAATttcatgttaagagaaagaagaGCTCATTTAGGCACACTATGATAGAATATCCTGGGCATATGATTTTGGTGCAAGGGGGTGCCATGGATCCAGCAAAGGTCTCCAGTGTGTTAAATTGGTCTCAAGCCAAGTCTGTAGGCGCAGTTTGTGCGTTTCTAGGGCTAACTGAATATTATAGACGGTTCATCAAAGGCTACAGTATGATAATGCAGCTTTTGACACAACTACTCAAGAAAGAATCTCAGTTTAAGTTTGTGAGGGATGGCGAAGCTCAAGCTGCCTTTGTTCAATTGAAACAAGCCTTAGTTTCTTCTCCAGTTCTTGCAGCACTCGATTTTTCAAAGCCTTTCGTTTTAGAATGCGATGCTTCTGGTTTAGATGTTGGAGCAATATTGATGCAAGAGTAG
- the LOC122721598 gene encoding probable serine/threonine-protein kinase At1g54610 isoform X2 produces MGCISSKDSRTNSPKERQSRKGSLDRRVAHVNSWRRDDGMRSKSKSDSGEVKVMLIDKKTNGSNVLYDDQIEKKQIENQIERKNIENCEVAIISHPQIEINKTEKRDVSVCSHPGWGRVPKSLEAEQIAVGWPSWLASAAGEAIRGWVPRRANTFEKLDRIGQGTYSNVYKARDVTNDKIVAIKKVRFDNSDPDSVKFMAREIHILRRLDHPNIIKLEGLITSQTSSSLYLVFEYIEHDLTGLASLPGIKFTEPQIKCYMQQLLSGLDHCHSHGVLHRDIKGSNLLIDDKGILKIADFGLASFFDPKSSAQLTSRVVTLWYRAPELLLGATRYGVAIDLWSTGCILGELYDGKPILPGRTEVEQLHKIFKLCGSPSEDYWRNLKLPHSSVIKPQRPYRRCVAETFKDLPTPALGLMETLLSMDPANRGTAAFALRDKFFRSKPFACDPSSLPKYPPSKEIDAKLRDEARRQGAIGLKGNGPHESSAALASNANPRIATLMQERRHPNANSRGEVFNSHKGQTVSGFLVDPSKQTQAAKEGRRDFPENQHKKVSHSGPLVQGTGWTKAGKDGNNPSTVLSTRTKRQKLEGGRTFVSTEVSHQNNHWKPHLTEPKTPLLHTTLRARPPKVKSSLELEKEELEKIPKFKARPLNKKLSLNSEPHIANPVPRNTLPNPFHLHTEERGAKKDRKFVLDLILKRVEEERARIPKANPYPYTTDYRVVPPKPEPKPCTKPEPFQLESLVRHEEEMQREVEERQRLEKEEANMRIFKAQPVIKEDPIPLPEKVRKPVTQVDQFSLHTDNRAVDRAKFHHKIEEEKALKQLRRTMVPHARPVPSFDHPFCPKKSSRETTKAKSPNLRVLRRKERQRMMINNAVSSPASCMR; encoded by the exons ATGGGTTGCATTTCCTCTAAGGATAGTAGAACAAACAGCCCAAAAGAGAGGCAATCGCGTAAAGGGTCATTGGATAGGCGTGTTGCTCATGTTAATTCATGGAGAAGAGATGATGGGATGCGATCAAAGTCTAAATCAGATAGCGGAGAAGTGAAGGTTATGCTAATTGATAAGAAAACAAATGGTTCGAATGTTTTATATGATGATCAGATAGAGAAAAAGCAAATAGAGAATCAGATCGAGAGAAAGAATATAGAGAATTGTGAAGTTGCTATTATAAGTCATCCTCagattgaaataaataagacaGAGAAGCGTGACGTTTCAGTTTGTAGTCATCCGGGTTGGGGAAGGGTGCCAAAGAGTTTGGAAGCAGAGCAGATTGCTGTAGGATGGCCATCTTGGCTTGCCTCAGCAGCAGGAGAAGCCATCAGGGGATGGGTGCCGCGGCGTGCGAATACATTTGAGAAATTAGATAGA ATTGGCCAAGGAACTTACAGCAATGTTTACAAGGCCCGTGATGTCACTAATGATAAAATTGTAGCTATAAAAAAGGTTCGGTTTGATAATAGTGATCCAGATAGTGTCAAATTCATGGCCCGTGAAATTCATATTTTGCGTAGGCTGGATCATCCCAATATAATTAAATTGGAAGGCTTGATAACATCTCAGACATCTTCCAGTTTGTACCTGGTCTTCGAGTACATAGAACATGATCTTACTGGACTTGCATCGCTTCCTGGCATTAAGTTCACAGAACCACAG ATCAAATGCTACATGCAGCAACTATTAAGTGGACTTGATCATTGCCATAGTCACGGCGTTCTGCATCGTGATATTAAGGGTTCAAATCTTCTTATTGATGACAAAGGAATCTTGAAAATTGCGGATTTTGGTTTAGCAAGTTTCTTTGATCCTAAAAGTAGTGCTCAGTTGACAAGCCGTGTGGTGACCCTTTGGTATAGAGCTCCAGAACTTTTACTTGGAGCCACTCGCTATGGAGTTGCTATAGATTTATGGAGCACTGGTTGCATTCTTGGCGAACTGTACGATGGCAAACCTATTTTGCCTGGAAGAACTGAG GTGGAGCAACTGCATAAGATTTTTAAGCTCTGTGGTTCACCCTCTGAGGATTATTGGAGAAATTTGAAGTTACCTCATTCATCTGTAATCAAGCCTCAACGACCATACAGACGATGTGTTGCAGAAACATTTAAAGACTTACCCACTCCTGCACTTGGACTCATGGAGACCTTGCTTTCCATGGATCCAGCCAACCGTGGAACTGCAGCTTTTGCTCTTAGGGACAAG TTCTTCAGATCAAAACCATTTGCTTGCGATCCTTCAAGTTTGCCCAAATATCCTCCCAGCAAAGAAATTGATGCTAAATTGCGGGATGAAGCTAGAAG GCAAGGAGCAATTGGACTCAAGGGGAATGGACCACATGAATCTAGTGCTGCTCTAGCATCAAATGCGAATCCCAGAATAGCAACATTGATGCAG GAAAGACGACATCCAAATGCAAATAGCAGAGGTGAAGTATTCAACTCTCACAAGGGGCAAACTGTTTCTGGTTTTCTGGTTGATCCTTCTAAACAAACTCAAGCTGCAAAAGAAGGGAGAAGAGATTTCCCAGAGAATCAACATAAGAAAGTTTCGCACTCTGGCCCATTGGTCCAGGGGACAGGCTGGACAAAGGCCGGAAAGGATGGTAACAATCCTAGTACTGTGTTGTCAACCAGAACCAAACGGCAGAAGCTAGAAGGAGGAAGAACATTCGTTTCAACAGAGGTGTCCCATCAG AATAATCACTGGAAGCCTCATCTTACTGAACCTAAAACTCCTCTTCTTCACACTACTTTGAGAGCCCGACCTCCAAAGGTGAAAAGTTCTCTTGAGCTTGAAAAAGAGGAACTTGAAAAGATCCCTAAATTTAAGGCCAGGCCTTTGAATAAGAAG CTTTCATTAAACTCGGAACCTCACATTGCCAATCCAGTTCCAAGAAACACACTACCAAATCCATTCCATCTCCACACTGAG GAAAGGGGGGCTAAAAAGGATAGGAAATTTGTACTGGACCTTATCCTGAAGCGGGTGGAGGAGGAAAGGGCCAGGATTCCAAAGGCTAATCCATATCCTTACACTACCGACTACCGCGTG GTTCCTCCTAAACCAGAGCCAAAACCATGCACAAAACCAGAACCTTTCCAGTTGGAGAGTCTAGTGAGACACGAGGAGGAAATGCAAAGGGAAGTGGAAGAAAGACAGAGGCTTGAGAAAGAAGAGGCCAATATGAGGATATTCAAAGCACAGCCAGTCATAAAAGA GGACCCAATTCCACTACCAGAGAAAGTGCGGAAACCCGTTACACAAGTTGACCAATTTAGTCTCCATACAGATAACAGGGCTGTGGATAGGGCAAAATTTCATCACAAG ATAGAGGAAGAGAAGGCACTAAAACAATTAAGGAGAACAATGGTTCCTCATGCAAGGCCTGTGCCAAGCTTTGACCATCCATTCTGCCCCAAGAA ATCTTCCAGGGAAACCACAAAAGCAAAGTCACCAAATTTGCGGGTGCTTCGAAGAAAAGAAAGGCAGAGGATGATGATAAATAATGCAGTTTCCAGCCCCGCTTCATGTATGAGGTGA
- the LOC110629999 gene encoding LOW QUALITY PROTEIN: putative E3 ubiquitin-protein ligase RING1a (The sequence of the model RefSeq protein was modified relative to this genomic sequence to represent the inferred CDS: inserted 2 bases in 1 codon) yields MECLHRFCRECIDKSMRLGNNECPACRTHCASRRSLRDDPNYDALIAALYPDIDKYEEEELAFHEEERTRNKQIQASIAQIFQRQSEALVRRHTMGKETTGPFMEKSQRNHRTVPSRRRRNSRGTEFQGSEDIDYENDDNGGKDSSSTDERSTEVRQRRRKRRPGIRPSQPSSSASNPEGGCIENDLEATRENRGISPGLVWNTEMLAWGRGGTRSHTRHGNASGCNNKTARSTRISKLVEYLGSLEEKNDELDVHLMLTSMDKESFTNLKQPYLCCQPSLSVKHLCEYIAQKKSLEAEEVEIFLVKGQHNLIDNLSSVHPPISVDELNXLKGQETLACLRANCTSNRGYMILAYRQKGTT; encoded by the exons ATGGAATGTCTGCACCGCTTTTGCAGAGAATGCATTGACAAATCAATGCGACTTGG GAATAATGAGTGCCCAGCTTGCCGCACACACTGTGCAAGTCGGCGTTCTTTGAGAGATGATCCAAATTATGATGCTTTAATTGCTGCTTTATATCCAGACATTGACAAGTATGAGGAGGAG GAATTGGCTTTTCATGAGGAGGAAAGGACACGAAACAAGCAG ATCCAAGCTTCAATTGCTCAAATATTTCAACGACAATCTGAAGCACTAGTTAGGAGACACACAATGGGTAAAGAAACAACTGGTCCATTCATGGAAAAGTCACAGCGCAATCATCGGACAGTCCCCTCAAGGAGGCGGCGGAACAGCCGAGGCACTGAATTCCAAGGATCTGAAGACATCGATTATGAAAATGATGATAATGGAGGTAAGGATTCATCTTCTACTGATGAACGCTCCACAGAAGTAAGGCAGCGCAGGCGCAAGAGACGGCCAGGAATTAGGCCTTCTCAACCTTCTTCATCAGCTTCAAATCCAGAGGGCGGATGCATTGAAAATGATTTAGAAGCCACCAGAGAGAATAGAGGAATATCTCCTGGCCTTGTTTGGAATACAGAAATGCTTGCCTGGGGCAGGGGTGGTACTCGAAGTCATACACGGCATGGTAATGCTAGCGGTTGCAACAACAAGACTGCCAGAAGCACTCGCATATCCAAGCTGGTAGAATATCTCGGGAGCTTAGAGGAAAAAAATGATGAG TTGGATGTTCACCTAATGCTTACTTCTATGGACAAGGAAAGTTTCACGAATTTGAAACAGCCCTACCTTTGCTGTCAACCCAGTTTGTCAGTCAAACACCTATGTGAA TATATTGCTCAGAAAAAGTCTTTGGAAGCTGAAGAAgttgaaatatttttagttaaagGGCAGCACAACCTTATTGACAACCTGTCCTCTGTGCATCCACCAATATCAGTGGATGAGCTGAA TTTGAAAGGGCAGGAAACTTTGGCATGTCTTAGAGCCAATTGCACTTCCAATAGAGGTTACATG ATTCTAGCATATAGGCAGAAGGGGACGACTTAG
- the LOC122721598 gene encoding probable serine/threonine-protein kinase At1g54610 isoform X1 produces MGCISSKDSRTNSPKERQSRKGSLDRRVAHVNSWRRDDGMRSKSKSDSGEVKVMLIDKKTNGSNVLYDDQIEKKQIENQIERKNIENCEVAIISHPQIEINKTEKRDVSVCSHPGWGRVPKSLEAEQIAVGWPSWLASAAGEAIRGWVPRRANTFEKLDRIGQGTYSNVYKARDVTNDKIVAIKKVRFDNSDPDSVKFMAREIHILRRLDHPNIIKLEGLITSQTSSSLYLVFEYIEHDLTGLASLPGIKFTEPQIKCYMQQLLSGLDHCHSHGVLHRDIKGSNLLIDDKGILKIADFGLASFFDPKSSAQLTSRVVTLWYRAPELLLGATRYGVAIDLWSTGCILGELYDGKPILPGRTEVEQLHKIFKLCGSPSEDYWRNLKLPHSSVIKPQRPYRRCVAETFKDLPTPALGLMETLLSMDPANRGTAAFALRDKFFRSKPFACDPSSLPKYPPSKEIDAKLRDEARRQGAIGLKGNGPHESSAALASNANPRIATLMQERRHPNANSRGEVFNSHKGQTVSGFLVDPSKQTQAAKEGRRDFPENQHKKVSHSGPLVQGTGWTKAGKDGNNPSTVLSTRTKRQKLEGGRTFVSTEVSHQNNHWKPHLTEPKTPLLHTTLRARPPKVKSSLELEKEELEKIPKFKARPLNKKLSLNSEPHIANPVPRNTLPNPFHLHTEERGAKKDRKFVLDLILKRVEEERARIPKANPYPYTTDYRVVPPKPEPKPCTKPEPFQLESLVRHEEEMQREVEERQRLEKEEANMRIFKAQPVIKEDPIPLPEKVRKPVTQVDQFSLHTDNRAVDRAKFHHKLKVKEQLYKRYREESEAARMIEEEKALKQLRRTMVPHARPVPSFDHPFCPKKSSRETTKAKSPNLRVLRRKERQRMMINNAVSSPASCMR; encoded by the exons ATGGGTTGCATTTCCTCTAAGGATAGTAGAACAAACAGCCCAAAAGAGAGGCAATCGCGTAAAGGGTCATTGGATAGGCGTGTTGCTCATGTTAATTCATGGAGAAGAGATGATGGGATGCGATCAAAGTCTAAATCAGATAGCGGAGAAGTGAAGGTTATGCTAATTGATAAGAAAACAAATGGTTCGAATGTTTTATATGATGATCAGATAGAGAAAAAGCAAATAGAGAATCAGATCGAGAGAAAGAATATAGAGAATTGTGAAGTTGCTATTATAAGTCATCCTCagattgaaataaataagacaGAGAAGCGTGACGTTTCAGTTTGTAGTCATCCGGGTTGGGGAAGGGTGCCAAAGAGTTTGGAAGCAGAGCAGATTGCTGTAGGATGGCCATCTTGGCTTGCCTCAGCAGCAGGAGAAGCCATCAGGGGATGGGTGCCGCGGCGTGCGAATACATTTGAGAAATTAGATAGA ATTGGCCAAGGAACTTACAGCAATGTTTACAAGGCCCGTGATGTCACTAATGATAAAATTGTAGCTATAAAAAAGGTTCGGTTTGATAATAGTGATCCAGATAGTGTCAAATTCATGGCCCGTGAAATTCATATTTTGCGTAGGCTGGATCATCCCAATATAATTAAATTGGAAGGCTTGATAACATCTCAGACATCTTCCAGTTTGTACCTGGTCTTCGAGTACATAGAACATGATCTTACTGGACTTGCATCGCTTCCTGGCATTAAGTTCACAGAACCACAG ATCAAATGCTACATGCAGCAACTATTAAGTGGACTTGATCATTGCCATAGTCACGGCGTTCTGCATCGTGATATTAAGGGTTCAAATCTTCTTATTGATGACAAAGGAATCTTGAAAATTGCGGATTTTGGTTTAGCAAGTTTCTTTGATCCTAAAAGTAGTGCTCAGTTGACAAGCCGTGTGGTGACCCTTTGGTATAGAGCTCCAGAACTTTTACTTGGAGCCACTCGCTATGGAGTTGCTATAGATTTATGGAGCACTGGTTGCATTCTTGGCGAACTGTACGATGGCAAACCTATTTTGCCTGGAAGAACTGAG GTGGAGCAACTGCATAAGATTTTTAAGCTCTGTGGTTCACCCTCTGAGGATTATTGGAGAAATTTGAAGTTACCTCATTCATCTGTAATCAAGCCTCAACGACCATACAGACGATGTGTTGCAGAAACATTTAAAGACTTACCCACTCCTGCACTTGGACTCATGGAGACCTTGCTTTCCATGGATCCAGCCAACCGTGGAACTGCAGCTTTTGCTCTTAGGGACAAG TTCTTCAGATCAAAACCATTTGCTTGCGATCCTTCAAGTTTGCCCAAATATCCTCCCAGCAAAGAAATTGATGCTAAATTGCGGGATGAAGCTAGAAG GCAAGGAGCAATTGGACTCAAGGGGAATGGACCACATGAATCTAGTGCTGCTCTAGCATCAAATGCGAATCCCAGAATAGCAACATTGATGCAG GAAAGACGACATCCAAATGCAAATAGCAGAGGTGAAGTATTCAACTCTCACAAGGGGCAAACTGTTTCTGGTTTTCTGGTTGATCCTTCTAAACAAACTCAAGCTGCAAAAGAAGGGAGAAGAGATTTCCCAGAGAATCAACATAAGAAAGTTTCGCACTCTGGCCCATTGGTCCAGGGGACAGGCTGGACAAAGGCCGGAAAGGATGGTAACAATCCTAGTACTGTGTTGTCAACCAGAACCAAACGGCAGAAGCTAGAAGGAGGAAGAACATTCGTTTCAACAGAGGTGTCCCATCAG AATAATCACTGGAAGCCTCATCTTACTGAACCTAAAACTCCTCTTCTTCACACTACTTTGAGAGCCCGACCTCCAAAGGTGAAAAGTTCTCTTGAGCTTGAAAAAGAGGAACTTGAAAAGATCCCTAAATTTAAGGCCAGGCCTTTGAATAAGAAG CTTTCATTAAACTCGGAACCTCACATTGCCAATCCAGTTCCAAGAAACACACTACCAAATCCATTCCATCTCCACACTGAG GAAAGGGGGGCTAAAAAGGATAGGAAATTTGTACTGGACCTTATCCTGAAGCGGGTGGAGGAGGAAAGGGCCAGGATTCCAAAGGCTAATCCATATCCTTACACTACCGACTACCGCGTG GTTCCTCCTAAACCAGAGCCAAAACCATGCACAAAACCAGAACCTTTCCAGTTGGAGAGTCTAGTGAGACACGAGGAGGAAATGCAAAGGGAAGTGGAAGAAAGACAGAGGCTTGAGAAAGAAGAGGCCAATATGAGGATATTCAAAGCACAGCCAGTCATAAAAGA GGACCCAATTCCACTACCAGAGAAAGTGCGGAAACCCGTTACACAAGTTGACCAATTTAGTCTCCATACAGATAACAGGGCTGTGGATAGGGCAAAATTTCATCACAAG TTGAAGGTGAAAGAACAATTATACAAGAGATACAGGGAGGAAAGTGAAGCTGCAAGAATG ATAGAGGAAGAGAAGGCACTAAAACAATTAAGGAGAACAATGGTTCCTCATGCAAGGCCTGTGCCAAGCTTTGACCATCCATTCTGCCCCAAGAA ATCTTCCAGGGAAACCACAAAAGCAAAGTCACCAAATTTGCGGGTGCTTCGAAGAAAAGAAAGGCAGAGGATGATGATAAATAATGCAGTTTCCAGCCCCGCTTCATGTATGAGGTGA
- the LOC122721553 gene encoding uncharacterized protein LOC122721553 — protein MNHLFTCLSNATLQASRNSVIWANKFKTPAATWFAAKRTLGDWQNAQEKREQGARIARPRIWKPPDLGWIKVNIDAATNVDDAFTGVAFVARDEHGRFVAARNSRIVGLFSPRVAEAIAFKEALSWIQAEGWTHVCCEGDSLDVVHAIESAFLLDLTSFGAVINDIKTLVRSWRGNCGVAAVPRTANSAAHCLAQATRNPVSVGAWRGVPPNFLNVVLLADLN, from the exons ATGAATCATCTCTTCACCTGCTTGTCCAATGCGACTTTGCAAGCCAG CCGTAATTCTGTTATTTGGGCGAACAAATTTAAAACTCCTGCTGCGACTTGGTTTGCTGCGAAACGCACTCTAGGTGACTGGCAGAATGCTCAAGAGAAGAGAGAACAAGGTGCGAGAATTGCTAGGCCACGAATTTGGAAACCCCCTGATCTTGGGTGGataaaagtaaatattgatgCTGCTACGAACGTGGATGACGCGTTTACAGGTGTGGCATTTGTTGCTCGGGATGAACATGGCAGGTTCGTAGCTGCTAGGAATAGCCGAATTGTTGGTCTCTTCTCTCCTAGAGTGGCTGAAGCTATTGCTTTCAAAGAAGCTCTTAGTTGGATTCAAGCTGAAGGTTGGACACATGTGTGCTGTGAAGGTGATTCTTTGGATGTTGTTCATGCGATTGAGTCTGCTTTTTTGCTGGATTTAACGTCTTTCGGTGCTGTTATTAATGATATCAAAActcttgtaaggtcttggcgtGGTAATTGTGGAGTTGCTGCAGTTCCAAGAACAGCTAATTCGGCTGCCCATTGCTTAGCTCAGGCTACTAGAAATCCTGTTTCTGTTGGTGCGTGGAGAGGTGTTCCACCCAACTTTCTAAATGTTGTTTTGTTAGCTGatctaaattaa
- the LOC122721598 gene encoding probable serine/threonine-protein kinase At1g09600 isoform X3 — MTGILFLQIGQGTYSNVYKARDVTNDKIVAIKKVRFDNSDPDSVKFMAREIHILRRLDHPNIIKLEGLITSQTSSSLYLVFEYIEHDLTGLASLPGIKFTEPQIKCYMQQLLSGLDHCHSHGVLHRDIKGSNLLIDDKGILKIADFGLASFFDPKSSAQLTSRVVTLWYRAPELLLGATRYGVAIDLWSTGCILGELYDGKPILPGRTEVEQLHKIFKLCGSPSEDYWRNLKLPHSSVIKPQRPYRRCVAETFKDLPTPALGLMETLLSMDPANRGTAAFALRDKFFRSKPFACDPSSLPKYPPSKEIDAKLRDEARRQGAIGLKGNGPHESSAALASNANPRIATLMQERRHPNANSRGEVFNSHKGQTVSGFLVDPSKQTQAAKEGRRDFPENQHKKVSHSGPLVQGTGWTKAGKDGNNPSTVLSTRTKRQKLEGGRTFVSTEVSHQNNHWKPHLTEPKTPLLHTTLRARPPKVKSSLELEKEELEKIPKFKARPLNKKLSLNSEPHIANPVPRNTLPNPFHLHTEERGAKKDRKFVLDLILKRVEEERARIPKANPYPYTTDYRVVPPKPEPKPCTKPEPFQLESLVRHEEEMQREVEERQRLEKEEANMRIFKAQPVIKEDPIPLPEKVRKPVTQVDQFSLHTDNRAVDRAKFHHKLKVKEQLYKRYREESEAARMIEEEKALKQLRRTMVPHARPVPSFDHPFCPKKSSRETTKAKSPNLRVLRRKERQRMMINNAVSSPASCMR, encoded by the exons ATGACGGGCATCTTATTCTTGCAGATTGGCCAAGGAACTTACAGCAATGTTTACAAGGCCCGTGATGTCACTAATGATAAAATTGTAGCTATAAAAAAGGTTCGGTTTGATAATAGTGATCCAGATAGTGTCAAATTCATGGCCCGTGAAATTCATATTTTGCGTAGGCTGGATCATCCCAATATAATTAAATTGGAAGGCTTGATAACATCTCAGACATCTTCCAGTTTGTACCTGGTCTTCGAGTACATAGAACATGATCTTACTGGACTTGCATCGCTTCCTGGCATTAAGTTCACAGAACCACAG ATCAAATGCTACATGCAGCAACTATTAAGTGGACTTGATCATTGCCATAGTCACGGCGTTCTGCATCGTGATATTAAGGGTTCAAATCTTCTTATTGATGACAAAGGAATCTTGAAAATTGCGGATTTTGGTTTAGCAAGTTTCTTTGATCCTAAAAGTAGTGCTCAGTTGACAAGCCGTGTGGTGACCCTTTGGTATAGAGCTCCAGAACTTTTACTTGGAGCCACTCGCTATGGAGTTGCTATAGATTTATGGAGCACTGGTTGCATTCTTGGCGAACTGTACGATGGCAAACCTATTTTGCCTGGAAGAACTGAG GTGGAGCAACTGCATAAGATTTTTAAGCTCTGTGGTTCACCCTCTGAGGATTATTGGAGAAATTTGAAGTTACCTCATTCATCTGTAATCAAGCCTCAACGACCATACAGACGATGTGTTGCAGAAACATTTAAAGACTTACCCACTCCTGCACTTGGACTCATGGAGACCTTGCTTTCCATGGATCCAGCCAACCGTGGAACTGCAGCTTTTGCTCTTAGGGACAAG TTCTTCAGATCAAAACCATTTGCTTGCGATCCTTCAAGTTTGCCCAAATATCCTCCCAGCAAAGAAATTGATGCTAAATTGCGGGATGAAGCTAGAAG GCAAGGAGCAATTGGACTCAAGGGGAATGGACCACATGAATCTAGTGCTGCTCTAGCATCAAATGCGAATCCCAGAATAGCAACATTGATGCAG GAAAGACGACATCCAAATGCAAATAGCAGAGGTGAAGTATTCAACTCTCACAAGGGGCAAACTGTTTCTGGTTTTCTGGTTGATCCTTCTAAACAAACTCAAGCTGCAAAAGAAGGGAGAAGAGATTTCCCAGAGAATCAACATAAGAAAGTTTCGCACTCTGGCCCATTGGTCCAGGGGACAGGCTGGACAAAGGCCGGAAAGGATGGTAACAATCCTAGTACTGTGTTGTCAACCAGAACCAAACGGCAGAAGCTAGAAGGAGGAAGAACATTCGTTTCAACAGAGGTGTCCCATCAG AATAATCACTGGAAGCCTCATCTTACTGAACCTAAAACTCCTCTTCTTCACACTACTTTGAGAGCCCGACCTCCAAAGGTGAAAAGTTCTCTTGAGCTTGAAAAAGAGGAACTTGAAAAGATCCCTAAATTTAAGGCCAGGCCTTTGAATAAGAAG CTTTCATTAAACTCGGAACCTCACATTGCCAATCCAGTTCCAAGAAACACACTACCAAATCCATTCCATCTCCACACTGAG GAAAGGGGGGCTAAAAAGGATAGGAAATTTGTACTGGACCTTATCCTGAAGCGGGTGGAGGAGGAAAGGGCCAGGATTCCAAAGGCTAATCCATATCCTTACACTACCGACTACCGCGTG GTTCCTCCTAAACCAGAGCCAAAACCATGCACAAAACCAGAACCTTTCCAGTTGGAGAGTCTAGTGAGACACGAGGAGGAAATGCAAAGGGAAGTGGAAGAAAGACAGAGGCTTGAGAAAGAAGAGGCCAATATGAGGATATTCAAAGCACAGCCAGTCATAAAAGA GGACCCAATTCCACTACCAGAGAAAGTGCGGAAACCCGTTACACAAGTTGACCAATTTAGTCTCCATACAGATAACAGGGCTGTGGATAGGGCAAAATTTCATCACAAG TTGAAGGTGAAAGAACAATTATACAAGAGATACAGGGAGGAAAGTGAAGCTGCAAGAATG ATAGAGGAAGAGAAGGCACTAAAACAATTAAGGAGAACAATGGTTCCTCATGCAAGGCCTGTGCCAAGCTTTGACCATCCATTCTGCCCCAAGAA ATCTTCCAGGGAAACCACAAAAGCAAAGTCACCAAATTTGCGGGTGCTTCGAAGAAAAGAAAGGCAGAGGATGATGATAAATAATGCAGTTTCCAGCCCCGCTTCATGTATGAGGTGA